The Coleofasciculus sp. FACHB-T130 genome contains the following window.
CAAGCTGTCTGAAAATACTCGATTAGCCCGTCACAGATAACACCGTCAAAGTCAAGGGCGAGAATATTTGGGTAACTTGCACGCATGGTTCTAAAGCCGCAATCTTTCGGTTTATCTTGGCACAATTTGCCCAACAAGCCCAATAACCAGTAGAGACGCGAGCTATCGCGTCTCTACTAGGTTTCTCAAAACTTAGGTTTCAAAATTTAACTGGGGTGCAAGGATTCGAACCTCGGAATGGCTGGACCAAAACCAGCTGCCTTACCACTTGGCGACACCCCATCGCATCAACCTTCGTTATAGTAGCAGTTCCTACTAGGGAATTGTCAACCATTTTTAGGAAATTTCTCTTAAATCCTTCTTTATCAGTGGATAAATGGTGAAGACTCAGTATGGATTTTTGGAAATTGACGCATAGAAAAGGCTTCTTGAACGCTTACCAGTTAAACAGTGTGGCTCTCCTAGCCAGCTTCTCCCCCTCTTATGGAAAGCGTGCCGGGAAAGTGTTTTAGCTTTTTCGACATCTTTACCTCCTCGAAACCCATATAGGGTGTTGCACAATCATGCGATGATTTTCTTTTAAACTCCGCGCTACCTCGTCTTTGCGCCAGATAATCATCTTTCTACTGTGCAACGCCCCATATAGATCCACAGCTTTTTCGACTAGGCGGGATAAATTCGCAGCCGTCGATTCGGTTCTTCCCCAAAACTGTCAGAGTTGAGGCGATAGTGTTCGACGAGTTCGTGTTGCATTTTACGAACTTTAGAAGAACGCGGCAGGAGTTCCACCGGCTGTCCTTTGGGAATCACGATTTGCTCCACGGCAAGGCGGGCTTCTTCGAGAGCCTCAATCTCGTCTTCACTACCGCTACTAGTAAATAAGCTGAGTTCGGGGACATCTAGAACCTGAGAGTCATCCATATCCAGCAGACGCCTTAGGGCGCGGGTAATCTGGGGAATGGTACTTGCCTTAATTGCATGGATGGGAACCTGACGGGCTTTGGCAATATGTCGTAGCTTGGAATGGTTTTTTACGTGCGACCGAATCGCCAAAACTGCATCCGCGCTATCCATATCCTTCGTCAGCAAGATGGGCAAATTCAGCACCCGAATGACTTGCTCTAATTGTTGGCTGCTCACCCCATAAGGATAAACGTGCAATGGCAACTCTTCGCCATTTGGCCCCACAAAGGTTTCATTTCCGATCGCCTGAGGTTGATGCCAAGATTGATCCAGCATCTGCTCAAAAGAAGGTGCAAGGTTAGAAGAGACAGGCAATGAAGTAGAGGCAGATTCTTCTCCTCTAGCTAATAGGTTTTGCGGTTCTGCCCTCATGCCTCGCGTTGATTCTGACTGCATTGGTAATGGAGTCATTTGCCCAGAAGCCCGCCAGCCCATTGGTCGCGCTGGGGCGTCGTGGGTGGAGGATATACGGCTACCTCCGCTCATCGCTGGTCGCATGAGTGACGGTGCTTGGGGGGTCTCATGGGTAATCGTAACTTCCCCAGTCTCGCTGGTTGTCCTAACTTGATAACCCGGCTGACGCCCCCGCAGCAGGGTGTCAACGGTATCGGCAACACTTTCATGTACCACCCAGCGCTGCCGTTCTAGCATTTCAACAGCAATTTCAAAGGTTGGCGGGGCTTTGCGTTCCAATACCGTCTTTTGGCTACCCCGGCGTCTGGCTTCGTCATCTCCCAGAGTTACGGCCTGAATGCCACCCACTAAGTCAGATAACGTTGGATTTTTAATCAGATTTTCAATCCGATTTCCGTGAGCTGTACCCACCAGTTGAACACCTCGTTCAGCAATCGTTCGAGCTGCCAAGGCTTCTAGTTCTGTGCCAATTTCATCAATGACGATGACTTCTGGCATATGGTTTTCCACTGCCTCAATCATGACTTGATGCTGGAGTTCGGGACGGGCGACTTGCATCCGTCTAGCTCTACCAATTGCTGGATGAGGAACGTCACCATCCCCAGCGATTTCGTTGGAGGTGTCGATAATGACAACTCGTTTCTGTAAATCGTCGGCTAAAACTCTGGCGATTTCCCGCAGTGCTGTTGTTTTGCCAACACCGGGACGCCCCAGCATCAGAATCGATTGACCTGTTTCTACTAGGTCGCGAATCATGCCGATGGTGCCAAACACGGCTCGACCTACCCTCAAGGTAAGACCAATGATCTCGCCGCTTCGGTTGCGGATAGCGCTAATCCGGTGCAGAGTTCGCTCTAGTCCTGCTCGGTTATCCCCACCAAAATTTCCTACCCGGTCTACACAATAATTCAGTTGTTCTTTCGACACTGGCGTTTCGGAGAGATACTCTGCCTGTTTAGCAAACCGAGCCTCTGGAAGACGCCCCAAGTCTAGGACAACCTCAACTAACTTATCCCGTCCCGGATGCTGCTCTAAAGGTTGCCGAATTTCATTCGGTAACACGTCCAGTAATTTCTGGAGATCGTCTGTAATCTGCATTCTTTGTACAGTGACGTTTTTATCCACAATTGGTGATTTAAATAACTGATGTTTGTTCTTTACCTGGGAAGCGTTGCAGGTTGGCGATCGCGTTGAAAAGTCGATTTTTGCAAATGGTCAATCTTTTAACCTCCAACCTTTTAATCGATGGCATATCTAAAAGCGCGCTTCTACTGGCTATTGGGAAAAGGTTTTGAGTTGAGAAACTAGCGAGTGAGCAAGATCAACAGCTTGCCAGAGTAAATCCGGCTTTTCTTCCAAGCGTCCAGGTAAAGGTGTTTGACTTGACGCGGAGGTATTCCCACCTACTTCGTTTATATTCATTTTTTCTAATTCATCCAAGATGGGTGATAACAAAACACGAGCGTAGCTGCCATAAGCAATCCCGGCGATATTAGGGGATTGAGCGGGAAAAGTTTGAGTTGGTTGGAGCGGGTTTTTCGTTGATCCCTGGTTCCCTACAGGGATGCTTGATAGAGATGCCCTTCCGACTTTTGACTCTTGGACTTCTGGCTTTTGGTGGTTGTTGAGCAGTCCCATTGTCCTAAGTTTGCCAACAGTGTGGCGATTAGTGCCTCCTGCTAACTGCACATATCCGGGCAATCCCGCCGTTAGAACTTTTTGACCTAACTTTACAGCAGCTATCGTTGTGCCATCGCCAATATCGCCACTCATAGGACGCCCATCTGTTTGCCAGATGAGAGGACAAGGTAGGGGTGCCATCAATTCGTATAGCGCTCGGAGGTAATCAAGCATCGCTTCACCATCTGGACAACTAATGGCTAAAAGCTTGAGCTGATTTACCCAAGGCGCGATCGCACTCCAGAGTCGTTTAAAGTCTTCTACTCTGCCAACTTGCGTGTGAATTTCTAAGGCATCTACGCCGCTTTGAAATACCAAAGGTGCGATCGCTTCCGGTGCGGATACATAAGAACGAGTATAAATTAAATTATTTGGGCATACGGGAATACACCGTCCGCAGCCATAACAACGTTGATCGATCACCCCTGAAAAACCGTTCTGGCCAAAGTCAAAAGCGATCGCATCAGCCGGACAAATACTTTCACAAGGTCGCCAGCAATCTGCTGGACACTCAGTTGAGTTAAATTCAGCTTTTCGGAAATGAGGATCTTCCCCATCATTTAGGCTGACCATCAGCCACGGCAAACCTTCTACGCAATAGCCGCGATCGCGGGCGGCATCGGCAAGGGTAGTCGCAGCCTTTATACCTTCTTTCGCCGCAGCAATGACTGCTGGGTCAGCGGCAACATCGATACAGTCAGCCCCAGCGAGGGTATATGCCAACGCAAGATTTCGGACGGCAGGGAGGTGTTGGAAACTAGCT
Protein-coding sequences here:
- a CDS encoding R3H domain-containing nucleic acid-binding protein: MQITDDLQKLLDVLPNEIRQPLEQHPGRDKLVEVVLDLGRLPEARFAKQAEYLSETPVSKEQLNYCVDRVGNFGGDNRAGLERTLHRISAIRNRSGEIIGLTLRVGRAVFGTIGMIRDLVETGQSILMLGRPGVGKTTALREIARVLADDLQKRVVIIDTSNEIAGDGDVPHPAIGRARRMQVARPELQHQVMIEAVENHMPEVIVIDEIGTELEALAARTIAERGVQLVGTAHGNRIENLIKNPTLSDLVGGIQAVTLGDDEARRRGSQKTVLERKAPPTFEIAVEMLERQRWVVHESVADTVDTLLRGRQPGYQVRTTSETGEVTITHETPQAPSLMRPAMSGGSRISSTHDAPARPMGWRASGQMTPLPMQSESTRGMRAEPQNLLARGEESASTSLPVSSNLAPSFEQMLDQSWHQPQAIGNETFVGPNGEELPLHVYPYGVSSQQLEQVIRVLNLPILLTKDMDSADAVLAIRSHVKNHSKLRHIAKARQVPIHAIKASTIPQITRALRRLLDMDDSQVLDVPELSLFTSSGSEDEIEALEEARLAVEQIVIPKGQPVELLPRSSKVRKMQHELVEHYRLNSDSFGEEPNRRLRIYPA
- a CDS encoding LdpA C-terminal domain-containing domain, producing MTDTYYPLRSLREGHWFKLICGASFQHLPAVRNLALAYTLAGADCIDVAADPAVIAAAKEGIKAATTLADAARDRGYCVEGLPWLMVSLNDGEDPHFRKAEFNSTECPADCWRPCESICPADAIAFDFGQNGFSGVIDQRCYGCGRCIPVCPNNLIYTRSYVSAPEAIAPLVFQSGVDALEIHTQVGRVEDFKRLWSAIAPWVNQLKLLAISCPDGEAMLDYLRALYELMAPLPCPLIWQTDGRPMSGDIGDGTTIAAVKLGQKVLTAGLPGYVQLAGGTNRHTVGKLRTMGLLNNHQKPEVQESKVGRASLSSIPVGNQGSTKNPLQPTQTFPAQSPNIAGIAYGSYARVLLSPILDELEKMNINEVGGNTSASSQTPLPGRLEEKPDLLWQAVDLAHSLVSQLKTFSQ